A portion of the Drosophila innubila isolate TH190305 chromosome 3L unlocalized genomic scaffold, UK_Dinn_1.0 0_D_3L, whole genome shotgun sequence genome contains these proteins:
- the LOC117787515 gene encoding uncharacterized protein LOC117787515, with translation MKAAVYLVLFLGLSLQGGDTLSIDGSNSKLLAVLNSSEDLNSSAPSFDVLLRINVLAASDYSAPQKTEASPIDLESIIRAEINGDWQRARSVLLLASEAHTLELKHAIYEALWLELQQTRQIHNPLQVLDFYEHLEQESDVPSELLEKIYQTFVSRSAQLLSAPFYTYSRSANFPLVTNLMQRLTLSTLDYLRDILEALFDVVLSLESTLSVVQRLGNLNASLTQLSLANLELTKRTEFQLEPNALPALQDNVRQLLEHANYSQEVERSLRLDVYALLPSDERVLYTAQKVCLRNVTNDNAYIYECPQTYLICTNARDFKKAAYYVQRRNGDTNNSLQFAFYSAYWRNRYIAIESSNQTAGNSILKNVYSRDSISWWSVVQVEGGGVALYDAATSSSVLCGGNPQYWDGEERYVYTRSAQQFGANHWECIWSIEDCSDSA, from the coding sequence ATGAAGGCGGCAGTTTATCTGGTATTGTTTCTTGGACTCAGTCTCCAAGGCGGGGACACACTGTCCATCGATGGAAGCAATAGCAAGCTCCTTGCAGTCCTGAATTCCTCTGAAGACCTTAATTCCTCTGCTCCATCATTTGATGTGTTGCTTCGCATTAATGTGTTGGCTGCTTCTGATTATTCTGCGCCACAAAAAACTGAAGCTAGTCCAATTGACCTGGAGTCCATTATCCGTGCCGAGATCAATGGCGACTGGCAACGTGCTCGATCCGTGCTGCTATTGGCAAGTGAGGCACACACCTTGGAACTGAAGCATGCCATCTATGAGGCACTGTGGTTGGAGCTGCAGCAGACGAGGCAAATCCATAATCCCCTCCAGGTTCTGGATTTCTACGAGCACCTCGAGCAGGAGTCGGATGTGCCGTCAGAATTATTGGAGAAGATCTATCAGACCTTCGTCTCCCGCAGTGCTCAGTTGCTATCGGCGCCTTTTTACACCTACAGTCGCAGTGCCAACTTTCCACTGGTCACCAACCTGATGCAGCGTCTCACTTTAAGCACCTTGGATTATCTGCGCGATATACTGGAGGCTCTCTTCGATGTGGTGTTATCCCTGGAATCCACGTTGAGTGTGGTGCAGCGCTTGGGCAACCTTAACGCCAGTTTAACTCAATTATCCCTGGCCAACTTGGAGTTGACCAAGCGAACTGAGTTCCAGTTGGAACCCAATGCACTGCCAGCCTTGCAGGACAATGTGCGTCAACTGTTGGAGCACGCAAATTATAGTCAGGAAGTGGAGCGTTCCTTGCGCCTGGACGTATACGCCCTGTTGCCCTCGGATGAGCGGGTATTGTACACCGCCCAGAAGGTTTGCCTGCGCAACGTCACCAATGACAATGCCTACATATACGAGTGTCCACAAACCTATCTGATCTGCACCAATGCCCGGGACTTCAAAAAGGCGGCTTACTATGTGCAGCGTAGAAATGGTGATACCAACAATAGCTTACAATTTGCCTTCTATAGCGCCTATTGGCGTAATCGTTACATTGCCATAGAGTCCAGCAATCAAACCGCCGGCAATTCCATCTTGAAAAACGTGTACAGTCGCGATAGCATCAGTTGGTGGAGTGTTGTTCAGGTAGAGGGCGGAGGCGTGGCACTTTACGATGCTGCCACATCCAGTTCGGTGCTCTGTGGCGGGAATCCTCAGTACTGGGATGGCGAGGAGCGATATGTTTATACACGCAGTGCTCAACAATTTGGCGCCAATCACTGGGAGTGCATCTGGAGCATCGAGGATTGCAGTGACTCGGCctaa
- the LOC117787523 gene encoding organic cation transporter protein, with product MEGQAKQAYFVNEAYNHEEQPHGAGGGGDTTADNLPRRRSGGNTKELQLNLSNKKAQDLIDTPTAPTIDFDDILPMIGEFGRYQKILFLCMIPFSFFVAFVYFSQIFLTLIPEQHWCHVPELDALDVEARLALSIPMVKGEYNNCYMYDVNYTEVLAKGLIMADPKWPQVKCRSGWSYNFTEIPYSTVATEQNWVCDDAALPTYAQSIFFLGAIVGGLLFGWVADRFGRIPALISCNLMGLVAGVATAFVNNFWQFATMRFFVGFAFDNCFTMMYILVLEYVGPKYRTFVANMSIAIFFTGAACLLPWIAYYIADWKLLTIVTSAPLLLVVLTPLVVPESARWLVSQGQVDKAISILKKLEKRNGRQVPEQTYQIFGDSCKRMRDQEKAQNASYSVLDLFKSPRLRRTTLLLIVIWMAISLVFDGHVRNVGSLGLDIFFTFTVASFTELPADTLLTVILDRFGRRWLACGSMVASGIFSLLATVVPVGVYSAALAIMGRFFVNISYNIGLQYAAEILPTVVRAQGVAFIHIMGYVASIIAPFVVYLANVSAALPLIILGLLGIFGGLLSLLLPETLHHDLPQTLSDGEEFGRGQSIWDFPCLAKQLDEEDTKCNTDVEEVRSQAFVRGTQTGASLTASTRGELRSSILRRSIQSRNSTKL from the exons ATGGAAGGTCAGGCCAAGCAAGCATACTTCGTCAATGAAGCATATAATCACGAAGAGCAGCCGCATGGAGCGGGCGGAGGAGGCGACACCACGGCTGACAATTTACCACGACGTCGCAGTGGTGGCAACACAAAGGAGTTGCAACTTAATTTATCGAATAAAAAAGCACAAGATCTGATAGATACTCCCACTGCGCCCACCATCGATTTTGATGACATTTTACCAATGATTGGCGAATTTGGCAGATATCAAAAGATTCTGTTTCTATGCATGATTCCCTTCTCGTTCTTTGTGGCCTTTGTCTACTTTTCGCAAATATTTCTCACGCTCATACCCGAACAACATTGGTGTCATGTCCCCGAACTGGATGCCCTAGATGTAGAAGCCAG ATTGGCGCTGTCAATACCCATGGTGAAGGGGGAATACAACAATTGCTACATGTACGATGTCAACTATACGGAAGTGCTTGCCAAGGGATTGATTATGGCGGATCCCAAGTGGCCGCAGGTCAAGTGTCGCAGTGGCTGGTCCTACAACTTTACGGAGATTCCCTATTCCACGGTGGCCACGGAACAGAACTGGGTCTGCGATGATGCTGCTCTGCCCACATATGCCCAATCCATATTCTTTCTGGGCGCCATTGTTGGAGGATTGCTGTTTGGCTGGGTGGCGGATCGTTTTGGCCGCATTCCAGCGCTGATCAGCTGCAATCTGATGGGTCTTGTGGCGGGCGTGGCAACGGCGTTTGTTAACAACTTCTGGCAGTTTGCCACCATGCGTTTCTTTGTGGGATTTGCCTTCGACAATTGCTTCACCATGATGTACATATTGG TGCTGGAGTATGTGGGTCCCAAGTATCGCACCTTTGTTGCCAACATGTCCATTGCCATCTTCTTCACGGGTGCCGCCTGCCTCTTGCCCTGGATTGCTTACTATATTGCGGATTGGAAGCTGCTGACGATTGTCACCTCGGCACCACTGTTGCTGGTGGTGTTGACGCCTTTGGTGGTGCCGGAGTCGGCGCGTTGGCTGGTCTCCCAGGGTCAGGTGGATAAGGCCATTTCCATTCTCAAGAAGCTGGAGAAGCGCAATGGACGCCAAGTACCAGAGCAAACTTATCAGATTTTCGGCGACAGCTGCAAACGCATGCGGGATCAGGAGAAGGCACAGAATGCCAGTTACTCAGTCTTGGATCTGTTCAAGTCACCACGCCTACGTCGCACCACGTTGCTCCTGATTGTTATCTGGATGGCCATATCTCTGGTTTTCGATGGTCATGTGCGTAATGTGGGCTCCTTGGGTCTGGACATCTTCTTCACCTTCACTGTGGCGAGTTTTACGGAGCTGCCAGCGGATACGCTTCTAACCGTCATTCTGGATCGCTTTGGACGTCGCTGGCTTGCCTGTGGTTCGATGGTTGCCAGTGGCATCTTCAGTCTCCTGGCCACTGTGGTGCCCGTGGGCGTCTACTCGGCGGCATTGGCCATCATGGGTCGCTTCTTCGTCAACATCAGCTACAACATTGGTCTGCAGTATGCCGCAGAGATTCTGCCAACGGTGGTGCGTGCCCAGGGCGTGGCCTTTATCCATATCATGGGTTATGTGGCCAGCATCATTGCACCCTTTGTGGTGTACTTGGCCAACGTATCGGCGGCTCTGCCACTGATCATTTTGGGTCTGCTGGGCATTTTTGGTGGTCTTCTATCGTTGCTGCTGCCCGAGACACTGCATCATGATCTGCCACAGACATTAAGCGATGGCGAAGAATTTGGACGTGGTCAGAGTATATGGGATTTCCCCTGTCTAGCCAAGCAGCTAGACGAGGAGGACACCAAGTGCAACACAGACGTGGAGGAGGTGCGTTCTCAGGCCTTTGTGCGTGGCACTCAAACAGGTGCATCCCTCACTGCTTCGACGCGAGGTGAGCTGCGCTCAAGTATTCTACGCCGATCCATTCAATCTCGAAACTCCACCAAATTGTAA